One part of the Ziziphus jujuba cultivar Dongzao chromosome 2, ASM3175591v1 genome encodes these proteins:
- the LOC125422450 gene encoding phenylacetaldehyde oxime monooxygenase CYP71AN24, translated as MALLPIMMESSLLPMSNIFISIFLFLLSLLLFSQFFMRRPTSKLKLPPSPPKLPIIGNFHQVGTLLHRSLRALSHKYGPLMLLHFGNVPTLVVSSADMIREIANNHDVIFCNRPTSTAARIFFYGCADIGFAPYGEYWRQGRKVCVLELLSLKRVLSFEFVREEETAGFIHKLRDASLRGNKVNLSEMLIATLNNIVLRCILGNKFEEDDGKSKFGELIKRVMIQFTSFSFGDFFPALSWMDHLTGLISSLKATFGEIDPFLEQVLKDHEAGRGSSSDHSDNKDFVDILFQLKKDGMLQMDLTRDNLKAILLDMFMAGSDTTSSTVEWAMAELLRNESMMKKAQDEVRKVIGKKSRIEVNDMNQMDYLKCVIKETLRLHPPAALIFREASERVNLGGYDIPPKTRVLINSLAIQTDPNLWDRPEEFVPERFENNQIDLKGLDSHYIPFGFGRRGCPGLKFGVFTVEYIMASLLYWFDWKLPGGNNIAPTPKDLDMEDVFGLSAHKKNPLIVIPILYSP; from the exons ATGGCTCTATTACCAATTATGATGGAAAGCAGCCTACTCCCCATGAGTAACATCTTCATCTCTATCTTCCTCTTCCTCCTTTCTCTTTTGCTATTTTCCCAATTTTTCATGCGTAGACCAACCAGCAAACTTAAATTACCTCCATCCCCACCAAAATTACCAATAATTGGAAACTTTCATCAGGTTGGAACCCTTCTACATCGCTCTCTCCGAGCACTCTCTCATAAGTATGGACCCCTAATGCTCTTGCACTTTGGCAATGTTCCAACCCTCGTGGTCTCATCTGCAGATATGATCAGGGAAATCGCGAACAACCATGATGTCATTTTCTGCAATCGGCCCACTTCTACGGCTGCCAGGATCTTCTTTTATGGGTGTGCAGATATTGGGTTCGCGCCATATGGTGAATACTGGAGGCAAGGCAGGAAAGTTTGTGTTCTTGAACTTTTGAGCCTGAAAAGAGTCTTATCCTTTGAGTTCGTGAGGGAAGAAGAAACTGCAGGGTTTATTCATAAGCTACGCGATGCAAGCCTGAGAGGGAATAAGGTCAACTTGAGCGAGATGCTGATTGCAACCTTGAACAACATAGTTTTGAGATGTATTCTTGGGAACAAGTTCGAGGAAGATGATGGTAAGAGCAAGTTTGGAGAGCTTATCAAGAGGGTTATGATACAGTTTACAAGTTTCAGTTTTGGTGATTTCTTCCCTGCTTTGAGTTGGATGGATCATCTTACTGGCTTGATTTCAAGCCTCAAGGCAACTTTTGGAGAAATAGACCCTTTTCTCGAGCAGGTTTTAAAAGATCACGAGGCCGGTCGTGGGAGTAGTAGTGATCATTCTGACAACAAAGACTTTGTGGATATTCTCTTTCAACTTAAGAAAgatggcatgctccagatggaTCTCACTCGTGACAATCTCAAAGCCATATTATTG gACATGTTTATGGCAGGAAGTGATACGACCTCATCAACAGTGGAATGGGCAATGGCAGAGCTGCTGAGAAATGAAAGTATGATGAAGAAAGCTCAAGACGAAGTGCGAAAAGTGATAGGAAAAAAATCAAGGATAGAAGTGAATGATATGAATCAAATGGATTACTTGAAATGTGTAATAAAAGAAACTCTAAGGCTACATCCACCAGCTGCTTTGATTTTCCGAGAAGCATCAGAAAGAGTGAATTTGGGAGGCTATGATATTCCTCCAAAAACCAGAGTTCTTATAAATTCATTGGCAATCCAAACGGATCCTAATTTGTGGGATAGACCAGAAGAGTTTGTCCCTGAAAGATTTGAGAACAACCAGATTGATCTCAAAGGCCTAGATTCTCATTACATTCCTTTTGGTTTTGGAAGAAGAGGATGTCCTGGTTTAAAATTTGGTGTTTTTACAGTTGAGTATATTATGGCTAGTCTTTTATATTGGTTTGATTGGAAGCTTCCGGGTGGTAATAATATTGCTCCAACACCAAAGGACTTGGACATGGAAGATGTTTTTGGACTCTCTGCTCATAAGAAAAATCCTCTAATTGTTATACCAATATTATATTCCccttaa